One Glycine soja cultivar W05 chromosome 2, ASM419377v2, whole genome shotgun sequence genomic region harbors:
- the LOC114382304 gene encoding proline-rich receptor-like protein kinase PERK4 yields the protein MSSPHNSAPHNSSPDNSTPDDATPNNSVPDNSTPDNSIPDNSTPDNSIPDNSTPDNSTSNKSAPHNSTPDNATPDNFTPDNSNKSHKSSSVSPPSMEGQSTPTSGKDSSNKSLSNEKSSGSNNDSSNKVAMGAGIGVGFILLVLVIVCFIWSCRKKKRKQKYYYPNPSHGKASNYYNSGQHPLPSWQAGNSGPHGGDHVMRIQQQQMGMGMGMGGMGPHSGGWGAPPPHMMNSGEMMSSNYSLGMSSSSPGLSLALNANGGTFTYEELAAATKGFANENIIGQGGFGYVHKGILPNGKEVAVKSLKAGSGQGEREFQAEIDIISRVHHRHLVSLVGYCICGGQRMLVYEFVPNSTLEHHLHGKGMPTMDWPTRMKIALGSAKGLAYLHEDCSPRIIHRDIKASNVLLDQSFEAKVSDFGLAKLTNDTNTHVSTRVMGTFGYLAPEYASSGKLTEKSDVFSFGVMLLELITGKRPVDLTNAMEDSLVDWARPLLNKGLEDGNFGELVDPFLEGKYNPQEMTRMAACAAGSIRHSARKRSKMSQIVRALEGEASLDELKDGMKLKGSGNGNSSAPTSSSGSSEYDTMQYNADMIKFRQAIMSSQEFNDSSELSSKEMGYH from the exons ATGTCTTCCCCTCATAACTCTGCTCCTCATAATTCCTCACCCGATAACTCTACCCCTGATGATGCCACTCCCAATAACTCTGTTCCTGATAATTCCACACCAGATAACTCCATTCCTGATAATTCCACACCTGATAACTCCATTCCCGATAATTCCACACCCGATAACTCCACATCCAATAAATCCGCTCCCCATAACTCCACACCTGATAACGCCACTCCCGATAATTTCACACCCGATAATTCCAATAAATCACACAAAAGTTCCTCGGTGTCCCCTCCTTCGATGGAGGGACAAAGTACTCCAACATCAGGAAAAGATTCATCAAACAAATCATTATCAAATGAGAAATCATCGGGTTCAAACAATGATAGTAGCAATAAAGTAGCAATGGGAGCTGGGATTGGAGTAGGGTTCATTCTTCTTGTGCTAGTCATTGTGTGTTTCATTTGGAGTTGTAGGAAGAAGAAGCGAAAACAAAAGTATTATTATCCAAACCCTTCTCACGGAAAAG CGAGTAACTATTACAACAGTGGGCAACACCCTCTCCCTAGTTGGCAAGCAGGTAATTCAGGTCCTCATGGGGGTGACCATGTTATGAggatacaacaacaacaaatgggAATGGGAATGGGAATGGGAGGAATGGGTCCTCATAGTGGTGGATGGGGTGCACCACCACCACATATGATGAATAGTGGTGAAATGATGAGCTCAAATTACTCATTGGGAATGAGTTCTTCCTCACCAGGCCTTTCTCTTGCGCTCAATGCCAATGGTGGTACATTCACTTATGAGGAACTAGCAGCTGCCACCAAAGGATTTGCCAATGAGAACATCATAGGACAAGGTGGCTTTGGTTATGTCCATAAGGGGATTTTGCCTAATGGAAAGGAAGTGGCTGTTAAGAGTCTTAAAGCGGGTAGTGGCCAAGGAGAGCGCGAGTTCCAAGCTGAGATCGACATCATTAGCCGTGTTCATCATCGACATCTTGTGTCACTTGTTGGATATTGCATTTGTGGAGGGCAAAGAATGTTGGTCTATGAATTTGTTCCCAATTCGACTTTGGAACATCACCTTCATG GAAAGGGCATGCCTACGATGGATTGGCCTACTAGAATGAAAATTGCACTTGGATCCGCTAAAGGACTTGCCTACCTTCatgaagatt GTAGCCCTCGCATTATCCACCGTGATATTAAAGCTTCTAATGTCCTTCTCGATCAAAGCTTCGAAGCAAAG GTCTCTGATTTTGGATTGGCTAAGTTGACCAATGATACTAATACACATGTCTCAACTCGTGTCATGGGAACATTCGG GTATCTGGCCCCAGAATACGCATCAAGTGGAAAATTGACAGAGAAATCTGATGTTTTCTCATTTGGGGTCATGCTATTAGAACTCATAACTGGGAAACGACCTGTAGATTTGACAAATGCCATGGAGGACAGTTTGGTGGATTGG GCTCGACCACTCCTGAATAAAGGGTTGGAGGATGGAAACTTTGGAGAGTTAGTGGATCCatttttggaaggcaaatacAATCCCCAAGAAATGACAAGAATGGCAGCCTGTGCTGCTGGAAGCATTCGTCATTCTGCCAGGAAACGTTCAAAGATGAGTCAG ATTGTAAGAGCACTGGAAGGAGAAGCCTCATTGGATGAATTGAAAGATGGAATGAAGCTTAAGGGGAGTGGGAATGGGAATAGCAGTGCTCCCACTTCTTCATCTGGGAGCTCAGAATATGATACAATGCAATATAATGCTGATATGATAAAGTTTAGACAGGCAATAATGTCAAGCCAAGAATTTAACGACAGCAGTGAGCTTTCCAGTAAGGAGATGGGTTATCATTAG